Genomic window (Deltaproteobacteria bacterium):
TCAACAAGGTTTTTGGATACTACATTGAGGTGACAACCGCCAATCTCTCCCGTGTTCCGGGGGATTACATCCGGAAGCAGACCTTGGTAAATGCCGAGCGATTCATTACTCCCGAATTAAAGGAGTTTGAGGGGAAAATTCTGGGGGCGGACGAAAAGATCCGGAACCTCGAGTACCAGCTCTTTTGCGAACTGCGAGACCGCCTGACTCTCTCTCTCGATCGGCTTCAAAAACAGGCTGATCGCCTCGCGACCCTTGATGTTTTATCATCGTTTGCGCTTGTTTCCGAAGAGCGGCGTTACATAAGGCCGGAACTATCCGATGGAAACGATCTTTTTATCCAGGGGGGGCGTCACCCGCTCGTGGAGGCCTCTCTTTCCTACGGAAAATATATCGAGAATGATCTGGAGTTCCGTCAAACCGACCAGAGGTTTCTCTTGATCACCGGTCCGAATATGGCCGGGAAGTCGACCTTGATCCGCTCTGTTGGCCTGATTGTCCTCATGGCCCAGAGCGGCTGTTTTGTTCCGGCAAGATCGGCGCACATCGGCCTCGTGGACAAGATTTTTTCACGCATTGGTGCCTCGGATCGTTTGAATCGCGGCGAAAGCACCTTTATGGTGGAGATGACTGAAACAGCCTCCCTCCTTCATTATGCCACCGACAAAAGCCTCATCTTGTTAGACGAGCTTGGCCGTGGAACTTCGACATTTGACGGTATTTCAATCGCCTGGGCGGTCTCCGAGTATCTTCATGACAAGGTGCAATCTCGCACCCTCTTTGCCACACATTATCATGAACTGATCGATCTGGAGCGGAGCTGTCCCGCCCTCAAGAATTTCAATGTCATGGTTCGGGAGGAAGGAGAGGGGATCGTCTTTCTCTACAAGCTTGCACCGGGAGGGATGGGGCACAGCTATGGAATTCATGTGGCACGACTTGCCGGTTTGCCCGCAACCATCCTGGAACGGTCAAAAGAGGTCTTAAAAAATCTTGAGTCTGAAAAGGAGCAGAGTTGCTTCAAGCGTTCCGGGAAGAGAAAGGTCCATGAAGGGCAATCCAGACTTTTTTAACAGGATGGCGATTGCTTTAGTTCTGGCTTTCTTGGTCGGAAATGTTGGTATCGCTTCATCCCCGCTCTCGCATGACAGGGGACCGGTGGTGGTCATTGACCCCGGCCATGGGGGGAAAGATCCAGGGACGATCGGGGGAAAGAAGGGGCAGAAGGAGAAGAGAGTCACGCTGGAACTGGCCAAGAGACTTAAAAGTCATCTGGAAAAAAAGGGGAGGGGAAAGGTGGTTTTGACACGAAATCGGGATCGCTCCTTAAGTTTGAGTGAACGTAACCAGATCGCTAACCGTAAAGAATGTGATTACTTTATCTCGCTCCATGCCAATTCTGCGCCGAATCGAAAGGCAGAGGGGGTTGAAATTTATTATCTGAACCGGGCGACCGACAAGGCTTCTCGCCGTTTGGCGGAGAGGGAGAACCGGGAAAAGGGGAAGAGCCATCGGGTCCTGGAGGGGATTGTCTCGGACCTGATCCAGGCGGCGGTGACGGAAGAATCGGCAGAACTGGCCGCCTCGATTCAGAAAATTTTACGCCGGCAGATCAAGGCAAAGAAGAGCCAAGTCAAAACGGCCCTTTTTTATGTTCTCGTGGGGGCGCAGTGTCCGAGTCTTCTTGTCGAGGCCGGCTATTTGAGTCATCCCCAGGAATCGAAACAGCTCGGCAACGCCGCCTACCAGCGTCGCTTTACGGAGGCGTTGGCAGAAGGGATACTCAATCACTGGAAGAGTCGGGCGAGGGTCCGACACGACTTGTAATGATCAAGCTTCTTGCACAGGCCAAGTCTCATCTGGAGGAGACGAGAAGGGAGGTCCTGCGGCGTCATGATGCCCGAGAGGACCCCTTCCTGACGATGTCGCTCTGGTCTCGTGCGATCGACCAGCTGATCCAGGAACTTTTTCAATCCGTTGAAGAAGCGGCGAATCAGTTACCAGCAAAAGACCGATGTCGTACCGTACTCGTGAGTCAGGGGGGGTATGGTCGACAGGAGCTTTGTTACCACTCTGACATCGATCTTCTTTTGATCTATCAAGGAAAACCGGAGGCGTTTGTCAAACAGCTCAGTGAGAGGCTTCTCCAACCGCTGTGGGACAGCGGACTGGAGGTCGGATTTGCTGCGAGGACAGTGAAGGATTGTGAGAGCTATATGGAAGAGGATTTAACCATCCTTACGGCCTTGATGGACAGCCGTTATCTGACGGGAGACGCGATGTTGTACGCTGACTTTCAGAAGATGATGAGTCGTTTCTTTTCAAACGAAAAAAACCGGAAGAGATTCTATCTCCTCAAAGAAAAAGAGCGCGGGGAGCGCCATGAAAAATATGGTTCTTCCGTCTATCTTCTGGAGCCGAA
Coding sequences:
- a CDS encoding N-acetylmuramoyl-L-alanine amidase; amino-acid sequence: MKGNPDFFNRMAIALVLAFLVGNVGIASSPLSHDRGPVVVIDPGHGGKDPGTIGGKKGQKEKRVTLELAKRLKSHLEKKGRGKVVLTRNRDRSLSLSERNQIANRKECDYFISLHANSAPNRKAEGVEIYYLNRATDKASRRLAERENREKGKSHRVLEGIVSDLIQAAVTEESAELAASIQKILRRQIKAKKSQVKTALFYVLVGAQCPSLLVEAGYLSHPQESKQLGNAAYQRRFTEALAEGILNHWKSRARVRHDL